One genomic segment of Sminthopsis crassicaudata isolate SCR6 chromosome 2, ASM4859323v1, whole genome shotgun sequence includes these proteins:
- the LOC141557391 gene encoding N-acetyllactosaminide alpha-1,3-galactosyltransferase-like isoform X2, producing MFKHSHNFLSTAAGSKKRTFSHGGPILVDQLKTSHQSHTLQLSDWFSPRGRPEVQTVTDWLAPIVWEGTYHKSVLDDYYKKKNITVGLMVFAVGRYLDNYLEKFLSSAEKYFMAGHKSIFYIMVDDSSKLLWIEMAPFHTMKVFGIQQKKRWQSIKMIRMKIIEDHIVNHIQHEVDFLFCMDVDQAFENYFGVETLGESVAQLHAWFYKKNANDFNYERRPSSKAFIPFNMGDFYYQVAIFGGTPLQVLKLTQACNKGMLQDKKNGIESLWHEERHLNKYFFLNKPTKVLSPEYCWDFSLKDNSDINTVKISWQNKLFDFT from the exons ATGTTCAAGCATAGCCATAATTTCCTGTCCACAGCAGCTGGATCCAAGAAGAGGACATTTTCACATGGTGGTCCCATCTT GGTGGATCAGCTGAAAACATCTCATCAATCCCATACTCTTCAGCTGTCAGACTGGTTTAGCCCCAG AGGCCGTCCAGAGGTTCAAACAGTGACTGACTGGCTTGCTCCTATTGTGTGGGAAGGAACTTACCATAAGTCAGTTTTAGATGATTATTACAAAAAGAAGAACATTACTGTGGGTTTGATGGTATTTGCTGTTGGAAG GTATCTTGATAACTATTTGGAGAAATTCCTTTCCTCTGCAGAGAAGTACTTCATGGCTGGTCATAAGTCAATTTTTTATATCATGGTGGATGACTCCTCCAAGTTGCTTTGGATAGAGATGGCTCCTTTTCATACAATGAAAGTATTTGGAATCCAGCAGAAGAAAAGGTGGCAAAGCATTAAGATGATACGTATGAAGATTATTGAGGATCACATTGTAAATCATATCCAGCATGAAGTTGACTTCCTCTTCTGTATGGATGTGGATCAGGCatttgaaaattactttggtgTGGAAACCCTGGGTGAATCTGTGGCCCAGCTCCATGCTTGGTTTTATAAAAAGAATGCCAATGACTTCAATTATGAAAGGCGGCCTTCCTCTAAAGCATTCATACCTTTTAATATGGGAGATTTCTATTACCAGGTAGCCATCTTTGGTGGAACACCACTTCAGGTTTTGAAGCTCACCCAAGCTTGTAACAAGGGAATGCTTCAGGATAAGAAAAATGGGATTGAGTCTTTGTGGCATGAAGAAAGACATttgaacaaatacttttttctcaACAAACCTACTAAAGTATTATCCCCAGAATATTGCTGGGATTTTTCATTAAAAGATAATTCTGATATTAATACTGTCAAAATATCTTGGCAAAacaaattatttgattttacttaa
- the LOC141557391 gene encoding N-acetyllactosaminide alpha-1,3-galactosyltransferase-like isoform X1 has translation MISKDKILLFLLFLLTLGLIIQEFVNRVDQLKTSHQSHTLQLSDWFSPRGRPEVQTVTDWLAPIVWEGTYHKSVLDDYYKKKNITVGLMVFAVGRYLDNYLEKFLSSAEKYFMAGHKSIFYIMVDDSSKLLWIEMAPFHTMKVFGIQQKKRWQSIKMIRMKIIEDHIVNHIQHEVDFLFCMDVDQAFENYFGVETLGESVAQLHAWFYKKNANDFNYERRPSSKAFIPFNMGDFYYQVAIFGGTPLQVLKLTQACNKGMLQDKKNGIESLWHEERHLNKYFFLNKPTKVLSPEYCWDFSLKDNSDINTVKISWQNKLFDFT, from the exons TGATCTCCAAAGataaaatccttctcttcctgcTGTTTTTGCTAACTTTGGGGCTCATTATTCAGGAATTTGTCAATAG GGTGGATCAGCTGAAAACATCTCATCAATCCCATACTCTTCAGCTGTCAGACTGGTTTAGCCCCAG AGGCCGTCCAGAGGTTCAAACAGTGACTGACTGGCTTGCTCCTATTGTGTGGGAAGGAACTTACCATAAGTCAGTTTTAGATGATTATTACAAAAAGAAGAACATTACTGTGGGTTTGATGGTATTTGCTGTTGGAAG GTATCTTGATAACTATTTGGAGAAATTCCTTTCCTCTGCAGAGAAGTACTTCATGGCTGGTCATAAGTCAATTTTTTATATCATGGTGGATGACTCCTCCAAGTTGCTTTGGATAGAGATGGCTCCTTTTCATACAATGAAAGTATTTGGAATCCAGCAGAAGAAAAGGTGGCAAAGCATTAAGATGATACGTATGAAGATTATTGAGGATCACATTGTAAATCATATCCAGCATGAAGTTGACTTCCTCTTCTGTATGGATGTGGATCAGGCatttgaaaattactttggtgTGGAAACCCTGGGTGAATCTGTGGCCCAGCTCCATGCTTGGTTTTATAAAAAGAATGCCAATGACTTCAATTATGAAAGGCGGCCTTCCTCTAAAGCATTCATACCTTTTAATATGGGAGATTTCTATTACCAGGTAGCCATCTTTGGTGGAACACCACTTCAGGTTTTGAAGCTCACCCAAGCTTGTAACAAGGGAATGCTTCAGGATAAGAAAAATGGGATTGAGTCTTTGTGGCATGAAGAAAGACATttgaacaaatacttttttctcaACAAACCTACTAAAGTATTATCCCCAGAATATTGCTGGGATTTTTCATTAAAAGATAATTCTGATATTAATACTGTCAAAATATCTTGGCAAAacaaattatttgattttacttaa